The following coding sequences are from one Kiritimatiellales bacterium window:
- a CDS encoding autotransporter-associated beta strand repeat-containing protein — protein MKTKLNFLFGTAVLINFFTAAAAMEVDFYSDRAGLTLPQAYGGAAFTNTGNADVMLTDGLGGLRSTLHDASTDMWRDGSIYSAIIPSPSVYFLRYDFTYDFSNPNGTNETGTVLGFSFSDSSGSNIAGVALQYDVGASNTPPAAVTELETGLADAGSVSVIARIDITSSPKTLSVWYTINGDITTKTESVPDKTATNINITSISQLRFQATGDFVPAESETRVTLLRAAESWDEIIAAPRVVSGNGEGSYLNEWTFERDRDGIFITEAINSGTSSPLAQFATGSPSVYVTNRALICVGEETNGWDGLISDAAIPPAAAGKHYLRYDLEYSFTNSSRSSGTLLGVYFTGDSGAKAAGLVLGYDDGNLESTAPSNRTLTAITNNLDTTGTLTAIAEVDLETKTLNVWYDFEGGSGLTTNTPAMFTSNNIALTSISNLCFHATGSFRPSGSEDYAAVDNIRHAASLAEIMAEVADDSLEPNLTVQISDELGGAMDIGEPNEISVVISNSGGQASAVISELTVSPSGGFVITSTNTPVVLGWKESVTNTYDIIATANGQYQFTARAVSAETNSPDAALDIAVGSSLGIDTTSITEISGGLFADLNEPGETLRISVTVTNNGSKSVSNIVSTLSGPGIFSISPSPAPYSLTPGTSTQIDYTVVISASAGAGNYTLTISNQSGANIWTESISLDVFIRKPGERWVKDDNNDDLNLASSWTSGAVPNATDTAVMDSTVTSPITTKLGGNLSWKGMALVSNNVPWTISDTNYSLTIGSSGVDMSGATENLTLDAKTILGTTQVWAVATSRVLTVSGNISGTTNAALIKTGDGELALDGVNSYAGGTVLSNGILSVANEYALGFGTLTADNAMLVAAANLNTDITLTGAMILSNATPITVAGHVTGSGSLMKTGNGELTLANANAYSGGTTNSGKIILGHHEALGTGPVVLENGSSLMSIAGVHPSWNNTLFALVNDIILSGDATLGTLTVTADGGLFVHSGRIIGTNQLTLSGYRIALSGDNNDFSGDIVFDTANWLYATPSALGNGKGTIYAAPNRNNSWHLNTGGIVSNDISIAAVNNRGVTFNQVNNTTIIFEGKISGGNATSFLDFPNAGGTIIFRGDNSGYIGRLRNVRASTVTHERTIRFEHPKAIASMDSILIGHASGLSGQVMFEFNAPLDPVTTKFELQRTSDKPVIFKLNNDIEFNGAFSDGTAKSTHGIQKTGAKKMTLNAASAYSSKFEIKEGTLEVNAAFDDAEFTVRSGAVLSGSGSVKSASMDSGSALDLSSGGMTFKGDLIQTGSVSTLLAVNTTTASIQGNGSNILKASGTLVLDFAGNSSATNGASFTVLSNWGYLSDEGLQVLPVNLPPFVTLDTSNLFNNGTVRIMSATGGSSGVLGSESIIITVPQGDTGTESLILSNAGMSAIAFEVQANWPSGSYTVTNKPVDRREFISFPGSTGSTLLKWNGSHSVPENIGFNMRIFGILYSSFSVSDSGSVTLMEGEHSIRLKPYSKSTSLSPTDAIHFVQDTYDGANRLVVSWGYQTGKELQVWLLDDGRIMYLYQFGTWEGGEIAIGNQIISHSPGSSSRDCIVMTPSSSTWVRAEPQSGGISSGQYKSVVFSADASNMPVGIYIVPAKVVWNNKHSQDLSVAVNVVNSTVQLDIPSGLIFSGPAGYITTTNIVVTNSGNSGLNFSIIDEGTMIYSAMNTDFAWTELPSQGTLVAPQDLGIVPINIGFPFAFSGTAYTSLIVRADGTVVFSDRHSASPFKASLSGVQAWTRNGGLGDRNRFYITWTDASGSNSFRAVLNRSGNIDFHYKQLGTNWNKGTIQIETDKGIVSTALSSNLATTVGTNYTQVQVITTNGFYPNFRYTTNYQNRVDGYITRIFSKSVSFNPKSGAVKVITASPRSGYIASGSNMTITINGDARSLKANGSYQVTNNTALIFNYHDQQTLLDVQFTATNSASISYNALMASQSALAGVQPQLFNVTSSINSDGSRTISWPAPADELSRTYNIWFTTNLTAGWTHLTTVYNTGSFVDDQHNDEPVIFYKVVVQ, from the coding sequence ATGAAAACAAAACTGAACTTTCTTTTTGGAACAGCAGTGCTGATAAACTTTTTCACTGCAGCCGCAGCAATGGAAGTTGATTTTTATTCCGACCGGGCAGGACTGACTCTTCCGCAGGCATACGGTGGAGCCGCGTTTACAAATACAGGGAATGCAGATGTCATGTTAACGGATGGCCTGGGCGGCCTCCGCTCTACGTTACATGACGCATCCACTGACATGTGGAGGGATGGTTCCATTTATTCAGCAATAATCCCCTCTCCTTCTGTTTATTTTCTACGGTATGACTTTACATATGATTTTTCTAACCCCAACGGAACCAATGAAACCGGAACGGTATTGGGTTTTTCTTTCTCCGACTCTTCTGGATCTAATATCGCCGGTGTAGCGCTTCAATATGATGTCGGCGCGTCCAACACTCCGCCGGCAGCCGTTACAGAACTTGAAACCGGGCTTGCCGATGCCGGCTCCGTCTCCGTTATTGCCAGAATAGACATTACATCCAGCCCGAAAACATTGTCCGTCTGGTATACGATAAATGGCGACATTACAACCAAAACAGAAAGTGTTCCCGACAAAACGGCAACCAATATTAATATAACATCTATCAGCCAGTTGCGATTCCAGGCGACCGGGGATTTTGTTCCGGCAGAATCCGAAACACGCGTAACACTGTTGCGCGCGGCTGAGTCATGGGATGAAATTATTGCCGCGCCACGGGTTGTTTCGGGAAATGGAGAAGGCAGCTATCTGAATGAGTGGACCTTTGAGCGGGATCGGGACGGCATTTTTATTACAGAAGCAATTAATTCAGGAACAAGTTCACCGCTGGCGCAATTTGCAACCGGCTCACCATCCGTCTATGTGACAAACCGGGCACTAATTTGCGTTGGCGAAGAAACCAACGGATGGGATGGTCTGATATCTGATGCGGCTATTCCCCCGGCGGCTGCAGGTAAACATTATCTCAGATATGATCTTGAATATTCATTCACGAATTCTTCCCGCAGTTCGGGAACTCTGCTGGGTGTATATTTCACGGGAGACAGCGGGGCAAAAGCCGCCGGTCTCGTGCTTGGTTATGATGACGGCAATCTTGAAAGTACTGCACCATCAAATCGCACCTTAACCGCGATCACAAACAATTTGGACACAACAGGAACTTTAACTGCAATCGCCGAAGTTGATCTTGAAACAAAAACACTTAATGTGTGGTATGATTTTGAGGGAGGAAGCGGCCTCACTACAAATACCCCGGCCATGTTTACATCCAACAATATTGCTTTGACCAGTATTTCGAATCTTTGTTTTCATGCTACCGGATCATTCCGCCCGTCCGGCTCAGAAGATTATGCGGCCGTAGATAATATCCGCCACGCCGCGTCTTTAGCTGAAATTATGGCAGAAGTCGCTGATGATTCGCTGGAGCCGAACCTGACTGTACAAATCAGCGATGAGTTAGGCGGAGCAATGGATATAGGCGAACCAAATGAAATTTCTGTTGTCATCTCAAATTCCGGCGGACAGGCATCTGCGGTTATTTCCGAGCTGACAGTTTCTCCATCCGGCGGTTTTGTGATCACATCCACTAATACTCCGGTTGTGCTGGGATGGAAAGAGTCTGTAACAAATACCTATGATATTATCGCCACAGCGAACGGACAGTATCAGTTTACGGCACGGGCAGTTTCTGCAGAAACAAACAGCCCGGATGCCGCGCTGGATATTGCAGTGGGATCCAGCCTCGGTATAGACACCACCTCAATAACAGAAATTTCCGGCGGCCTGTTTGCCGATTTGAATGAGCCGGGAGAAACACTGCGGATTTCGGTTACGGTAACAAATAATGGATCGAAAAGTGTTTCGAATATTGTCAGCACGCTGTCCGGCCCCGGAATATTTTCCATTTCTCCCTCCCCTGCTCCGTATTCCCTGACGCCGGGAACATCCACGCAGATTGATTATACAGTAGTCATCAGCGCCTCTGCCGGCGCCGGGAATTACACATTAACCATCAGCAATCAGTCCGGAGCAAACATCTGGACAGAGTCCATTTCACTGGATGTCTTCATCCGCAAACCGGGCGAACGCTGGGTTAAAGATGATAACAATGATGATCTCAATTTAGCCAGCAGCTGGACCAGCGGCGCTGTTCCGAATGCAACAGATACCGCTGTAATGGATAGCACTGTAACATCACCCATCACGACAAAACTCGGCGGGAACCTTTCCTGGAAGGGAATGGCTTTAGTCAGCAATAATGTCCCCTGGACAATCAGTGATACGAATTATTCGCTGACGATCGGCTCCAGCGGGGTTGATATGTCCGGCGCTACTGAAAATCTGACCCTTGACGCCAAAACAATACTTGGAACAACTCAGGTCTGGGCTGTTGCAACCTCCCGGGTTTTGACAGTATCCGGAAACATTTCAGGTACGACAAATGCCGCATTAATAAAAACCGGAGACGGCGAGCTGGCTCTGGATGGAGTCAATTCCTATGCCGGCGGGACGGTTCTCAGCAACGGAATACTTTCGGTTGCGAATGAATATGCGCTGGGATTCGGAACGCTGACTGCAGATAACGCAATGCTGGTTGCAGCGGCTAATCTGAATACTGATATCACGCTGACAGGAGCTATGATTCTTTCGAACGCAACTCCGATAACAGTTGCCGGGCATGTTACCGGCAGCGGAAGTTTGATGAAAACCGGCAACGGTGAATTAACGCTTGCGAATGCCAATGCCTACAGCGGGGGGACAACAAATTCCGGAAAAATTATTCTGGGTCACCATGAAGCGCTGGGAACAGGTCCGGTTGTGTTAGAAAACGGCAGCAGCCTGATGTCTATTGCCGGTGTTCATCCCAGCTGGAATAATACTTTGTTTGCACTTGTGAATGATATTATTCTGTCCGGCGATGCAACACTTGGAACTCTGACTGTGACCGCTGACGGAGGACTCTTTGTTCATTCAGGCAGAATTATCGGAACGAATCAGCTTACATTATCCGGATATCGAATCGCATTATCGGGGGATAACAACGATTTTTCAGGGGATATTGTTTTTGATACCGCGAACTGGCTCTATGCTACTCCGTCCGCCCTTGGAAACGGAAAAGGAACCATTTACGCAGCACCCAATAGAAATAACAGCTGGCATCTTAACACTGGCGGAATCGTCAGTAACGATATTTCTATAGCGGCAGTAAATAACCGGGGAGTAACATTTAATCAAGTTAACAACACCACCATTATTTTTGAAGGAAAAATCTCCGGCGGTAACGCAACCTCTTTCCTCGATTTTCCAAATGCCGGCGGGACGATTATTTTCAGGGGTGATAATTCGGGTTATATCGGGAGGCTTCGCAATGTACGCGCCTCGACAGTAACTCACGAACGAACCATACGATTCGAACATCCGAAAGCGATTGCCAGTATGGACAGTATCTTAATCGGACATGCATCAGGATTATCAGGTCAGGTTATGTTTGAGTTCAATGCACCGCTGGATCCGGTAACCACAAAATTTGAACTTCAGCGAACATCTGACAAACCTGTCATATTTAAACTGAATAATGATATTGAATTCAACGGTGCATTCAGCGATGGAACAGCTAAGAGTACGCATGGAATTCAAAAAACCGGTGCGAAAAAGATGACATTAAATGCGGCATCCGCATATAGCAGTAAATTTGAGATTAAAGAGGGTACCCTGGAGGTGAATGCCGCTTTTGACGATGCTGAGTTTACCGTCCGGTCTGGCGCCGTGTTAAGCGGATCCGGTTCAGTTAAAAGCGCTTCCATGGATTCAGGCTCCGCGCTGGACCTTTCTTCAGGCGGGATGACATTCAAGGGCGATCTTATACAAACGGGATCGGTATCAACGCTCCTTGCTGTGAACACAACAACTGCTTCAATACAGGGAAATGGCAGCAATATTCTGAAGGCCAGTGGAACACTGGTATTGGATTTTGCAGGAAATTCATCTGCAACTAACGGTGCCTCTTTTACGGTTTTGAGCAACTGGGGATATTTAAGTGATGAGGGGCTGCAAGTACTTCCGGTTAATCTTCCGCCGTTCGTTACACTGGATACGTCTAATCTGTTTAATAACGGAACAGTCCGCATTATGTCTGCAACCGGCGGCAGCAGCGGTGTCCTGGGTTCTGAGAGTATCATAATTACAGTACCGCAAGGAGATACCGGCACAGAATCTCTTATTCTTTCAAACGCGGGAATGTCCGCGATTGCCTTTGAAGTTCAGGCAAACTGGCCGTCCGGCAGCTATACGGTCACCAATAAACCGGTGGACAGAAGAGAATTTATCTCCTTTCCCGGATCCACCGGCAGTACATTGCTTAAATGGAACGGAAGCCACAGTGTTCCGGAAAATATCGGATTTAATATGCGGATTTTCGGCATTCTGTATTCCAGCTTTTCCGTTTCCGATTCCGGAAGCGTCACATTAATGGAAGGTGAGCATTCCATCCGCTTAAAACCTTATTCGAAAAGCACATCTCTTTCGCCGACGGATGCCATCCATTTTGTACAGGATACGTACGATGGAGCAAACCGACTGGTTGTTTCTTGGGGATATCAGACAGGAAAAGAACTTCAGGTATGGCTGCTTGACGATGGACGCATTATGTATCTTTACCAGTTCGGAACATGGGAGGGGGGCGAAATTGCCATTGGGAATCAAATCATTTCCCATTCTCCCGGGAGCTCATCACGGGACTGCATAGTAATGACGCCATCATCATCGACATGGGTCCGGGCCGAACCTCAATCCGGAGGTATCTCCTCCGGTCAGTATAAAAGTGTGGTTTTTTCTGCTGATGCGTCAAATATGCCTGTAGGCATATATATTGTTCCGGCAAAGGTGGTCTGGAATAATAAACATAGTCAGGATCTTTCGGTTGCTGTGAACGTGGTCAACTCAACCGTACAGCTGGACATACCGTCAGGCCTAATATTCAGCGGCCCGGCCGGATATATTACAACGACCAACATCGTTGTTACAAATTCCGGCAATTCCGGATTGAACTTCTCAATCATTGATGAAGGAACCATGATATATTCAGCGATGAATACTGACTTTGCGTGGACGGAGCTCCCCTCTCAGGGGACCCTTGTTGCGCCGCAGGATCTTGGAATTGTACCCATAAATATCGGTTTTCCGTTCGCTTTCTCAGGAACTGCGTATACGAGTTTAATTGTCCGGGCGGATGGAACTGTCGTATTTTCAGATCGTCATTCAGCAAGTCCGTTTAAAGCATCTTTATCGGGAGTGCAGGCGTGGACACGTAATGGCGGCTTAGGTGATAGAAACCGGTTTTATATTACATGGACGGATGCCTCCGGTTCGAACTCTTTCAGAGCCGTTTTAAACCGTTCAGGAAATATTGATTTCCATTATAAGCAACTGGGAACCAACTGGAATAAGGGGACAATACAGATTGAAACGGATAAAGGCATCGTCTCTACTGCGTTGAGCAGCAACCTTGCGACGACCGTCGGAACAAATTATACACAGGTTCAGGTGATTACAACCAACGGCTTCTATCCGAACTTCCGTTATACGACGAATTATCAAAATCGGGTTGACGGTTATATCACCCGGATTTTTTCAAAGTCGGTGTCGTTCAACCCGAAGTCCGGAGCAGTAAAAGTGATTACAGCATCACCCCGAAGCGGATATATCGCATCGGGAAGTAATATGACCATTACAATCAATGGAGATGCTCGCAGCCTGAAGGCCAACGGTTCTTATCAGGTCACGAATAACACCGCGTTAATCTTCAATTATCATGATCAACAGACCCTGCTTGATGTCCAGTTTACGGCAACCAACAGTGCAAGTATAAGTTACAATGCATTGATGGCGTCACAGAGTGCACTGGCTGGTGTCCAGCCACAGCTGTTTAATGTCACGTCATCAATTAACAGCGACGGCTCAAGAACCATCAGCTGGCCGGCACCGGCAGATGAACTTTCGCGCACCTATAACATCTGGTTTACGACCAACCTGACTGCCGGATGGACTCATCTGACGACCGTATACAACACCGGATCATTTGTTGATGACCAGCACAATGATGAGCCGGTTATCTTTTACAAAGTTGTTGTTCAATAG
- a CDS encoding ComF family protein has protein sequence MLNMIYPENCTGCGINTSAPFRYFCWECLNETPKIEAPFCRLCGDPVFGLVQHDYVCFNCSREKPFFDAARSAVRYDGVIAGALRDLKYHSALWMVSDLALLIYMCVQAEFFAQKFDVVTAVPLHAARYRARGFNQSAELGRALARRMQLPFRAGLLRRIRSTGTQTGLTAPQRTDNVCGAFKTGIRARVKGRRILLVDDVMTTGATVNACAKALKRNGAALVCVITVARG, from the coding sequence ATGTTAAACATGATTTATCCAGAAAATTGTACGGGTTGCGGTATAAATACGAGTGCGCCGTTTCGATATTTCTGTTGGGAGTGTTTAAATGAAACGCCGAAAATAGAAGCGCCGTTCTGCCGCCTTTGCGGTGATCCGGTTTTCGGCCTGGTCCAGCACGATTATGTCTGTTTCAACTGTTCCCGGGAAAAACCGTTTTTTGATGCCGCCCGATCTGCTGTCCGTTACGATGGCGTCATTGCCGGGGCGCTGCGTGATCTAAAGTATCATTCTGCTCTCTGGATGGTGAGCGATTTGGCGCTCCTTATATATATGTGTGTACAGGCGGAGTTTTTTGCACAGAAATTTGATGTCGTTACTGCAGTGCCGCTGCACGCTGCGCGTTATCGCGCGCGCGGTTTTAACCAGTCGGCAGAGCTCGGCAGGGCGCTGGCGCGCCGGATGCAGCTCCCGTTCAGAGCCGGACTGCTGCGCCGGATTCGTTCCACCGGAACTCAAACAGGTTTGACAGCGCCGCAGCGTACCGATAACGTGTGCGGCGCTTTTAAAACAGGAATTCGCGCGCGCGTGAAAGGACGGCGGATTCTGCTGGTGGACGACGTGATGACAACCGGCGCGACGGTAAACGCCTGCGCCAAAGCACTGAAAAGAAACGGCGCGGCGCTGGTCTGTGTGATTACTGTGGCACGCGGGTAA